The Pangasianodon hypophthalmus isolate fPanHyp1 chromosome 14, fPanHyp1.pri, whole genome shotgun sequence nucleotide sequence AAATATGATACGGAGGATAATTTAAGGTATAGTTTTACACACATAGGCACGTTACATGgtgattttcatattttcaagAAGCTCTTTGTTGTTCAGAGAATGCACtctatttgaatatttaaaggGTTAATCAACAAAACCTTGCATTAATCCCTTTTAGTTACTTATTACTAAACTGCGCACAGTCACATGAACTTTGACTTTTACTAAATATCACTTATATAAACAACGGATTAGAACGGATAGTTCTACTGTCAGTGTGGGTGGTTTTAAACTCTCCAGGACACAAGTCTATACCCAGAGTATAAAAAGACAAACTGCaatgaaagagaagagagagagaggggaaaaaaaagaccactCTTTGgccaaacatttaaaaaggaaGTAATAaagctttactcataataatgcTGTGTTACAGTTGAACCAGATGGAGACTATTTAGCGGAGGTCTCCGAGCCTAATGTCCTGGATTAGGATGGATAATTCTGTCAGTAGTCATAGAGCGACTTCCATGAAAGCTCCACAACTCACCTCTAGCTCATGGAAGGGTGTCACGTATGCATGTAAGTTGAGCTGCAGATTGTGAGATGTGTTGCTTTTCTAATAACAAATAGCTTTAGaagctgaataaatgaataaactgtaaataaagcGGTGGATTGTGTACAGTGAGGTGATGGGATGGGATTCATCAGTGCAGATTTTTTCAATAAGAGttacatgaaatatatttaacGTTCTCTCAACCTTGAAAACTAAACATGTACCATTTACTCAAGAACACTTTCTGGAGTGGATAAAAATTAGATTAAAATAGAAAGATAGAAACAAAATACAGAAGGCATTAATAACAGCAACGATgggataataaataaatatgtacataagATATACGACACCATGACATATATCTCAAACTGAAATGCTAATCCTTCTACCAACATACTTTTGCTACAAATTCTCTCACTAACGTTCATTTCTATCACTATCTAAACTTTATAAACTCTCATAAAGGACAATACAAATGCAGAGAGTTAAAACACATCTTTACATAAACACTAATTCAGACAGCCACTTCAGTGGTTTGGAATTTCTGTGCCAAGTTACTGACGTGAGCAAATCAGGCACTCGGCTTGTACTTAAAAAGCGTCATTAAGTTACTCACTCAGGAACGTCCATCACAGCACCTCTCCAACGGTGGGAAGCAGCTCGTCTTTCAAAAACCTCTGCAGGTCCGTTGAAGGATCGTCCAGATTGAGGCTGAGGAACTTCTCCACCACGCTCTCACATCTGAGCACAAAGACTAAAATTAAAGCTATACCACTCGAAATGATCCAGCTGAGTGAACATAACACAAAGAGtcatgaaaacacaaaacaacaactcTAGCAAGTATATTTGGCTCTACACAATCTGCCAGATTGAGTTTGCATCCTCCTAAGTttctggaaaaaatatatatatgtaaaaatgcACCTAAAACAGATTTgcatggtaatttttttttagcgtTTTCCACTTTACACCGTTACACCATTCAGCCTAAacatcacagcagctcagggtTAGAGTCTCACTAAGCACACATTTTCATTAACAGACTCAAAAGTCTGTGTGCTCTAGTTATTAAAATGTCCCTCATTAAGCTGTTTAAATTAGCTACACTAATCATCACAAGTTTACTGAAGTCCTAATTAAGGTATGAAAAGCTCAAATTCTCATGTGATTTGTTGAAAGGAAATTCACTCTCACCGAGTTGGagaaggtggaaaaaaaagatatatcgGTGTGTTTACGCACAGTGCTACTCCCTCTGAAAATCATCATtcagaaatgagagagagaaagagagaaagagagatgaagacATGACTCAAGGGTGGAAAAGGGGGGAACATTCCTAAAATCAGGTGGAATAAAAGTCCGCACTAATATTGCATcctaaaatatcattttcatttgtgaTACTGAAGAACAGCATTCGATTTTTGTAAGAATTAACCGCACTTTGTTTCAGAAGCGAATGTAATTTCACTTTGATTTCGCTTTCATCAGTCAGTTGCAGTCGTgcaacactgaaatgcaatcactgtccaaaCACAGCCCTAAACCATACTGTAATTGTAGCAGGGGTAAGGGTTCTTTTCCAGGAGGCATTAATGTCCATTTGAAGCAGTCAACAGATCTTTGCTCACATATCCATGTTGATTCTTATAGGAAGGATAtagttagatagctagctaCCAACACGGAGATTTCAGGGCTGATTATGTTTTACATGGGCAGGGTCCAGTCACGAACGTATacgcaataaaataaaatatattttggccaaaagtttgcagacacctgaccatcacacccatatgtggttcttccccaaactgttatcACAAAGTtttaagcacacaattgtatagaatgtctctgtacgctgtagaattacagtttcccttcactggaactaagaggcccaaaccagttccagcatgacaatgcccctgtgcacaaagcgagctccatgaagacatggtgtgtgaaggttggagtggaagaactcgagtgtcctgcacagagccctgacctcaaccccactgaacacctttgggatgaactggaacaccgactgaaccccagacctcctcaccaacatcagcgcctgatctcactaatgctcttgtagctgaatgaacacaaattcccacagccacgctccaacatctagtggaaagtcttcccagaagggtggagcttattataacagcaaagtgagAATAAATCTGGACTGGGATGTTCAACATGGTCAGGTTtgcacaaacctttggccatactGTGTATCTCTATGGCCCTCTCAGGTTCTTGTCAAAAGCCTCTGACATCAACAAGCACCACAGTGTTTGACAAAAAAAGGTAAAACAGAGTTACGTGTCCAgaatccacatacacacacggatctaatctgattgttttttcattttttttccgaGGGTCTTTCACTCTCAAATAGGATAAGACTTTCCGACCAGTGAGCAGTTCAGTCTATCTAACCTGGTAATCAGTTCTTCACTGGAGGGCTGGTCAATCCTTTGGATGGTCCTCCCTGTTCTGTACAAATCTGATACCTGCGCAGAGCATAATGTTTATTACGATATGATATTACAGTTAAACTAATATGTTTTCTGTTGGTACCAGCATGTTCATGATaagctcatgttagctaactcAAGCTATACTATTTGCTCCTTAAATGGTGacctgtgattgacagagtgGTCCTACATACATTTATTATCACCATGGAAGAAATACTGGTACTGTGCAGAAAGATGAGGAAACACACCTCCAGTCCTCTCTGAACCAGGGCAGGTGGAAGGCCAGCGAGCGTGGCGATGTTAGCGGCGTAGCTGGACTGACAAATCCCTTCCTTCAGCTGGTAGAGAAAGATCAACTCTTCCCCGTCTATAGCAGTCTCTAACGTCTGTCCGGATCAATAATCAACCAAtacgtaaggaataatacactcagtgttgtgctgtaACAGGAAtataatcagtgacagtgtgatgtgatgaagcagagttactgtcaccatcctgaagttgattatattcctctaacagcacatcctgaggtGTTTTTGTTGCCAACATCGACAGTTTTATTCGAccagtttatagttatgtttaataaacGTTCGTGACACAGcctagttcctgttctcacttatgttacagcagctataaacagtcgttcaaTCTCCAGCCTCTCATTGTTTTCtcttgtgaagaaaaaaaacgcagcttgtcatgttaccaagaaaccgcaaaagtGTAAAGCCTTCTGTCTTGAAGACGTCgtaaaacttaaagttatagctccagctctgacactggagactccttacacaACTTATTAGCGATTAGAACAAGCGCTGGTGGATATATCAGACGTCGCACATGTAGAACATGATACACACCAGCAGGGACAGCAGTGGAGAGCGAGGCAGGAGGTCCAGCTGCAGGACGCTGTGGAAGTTTGTAGCTAGAAAAACGAGCGGACATTGAGCCGGCGCTCTGTTTAACCAGTGATTCAGACACGCAGCTAGGAGGGACAGTCCATCcacctgtatacacacaaacacacgcatgaCTCTTCTCCATTTTCaccctgcttttttttttttttttttcttagagttCTACACTCACAGTATTGGTTCCTTTCCCAAACTCGTCCACCAGCACGAGGGACATCCCTGTGCTGTAGTTCAAAGCCTGAGCCATCTACACGGGAAATCCATTATCGGTTAATTACAGAGTAATCGATTAGCAATCAATTACCTGTAAAAGTTTCAAGAGTTGTACCTGGTTTAAATCTATCATGAAGGTGCTCAGGcccacagacacagactcaCGACTCTGCATGCGTGTAAAGATGCCGTCTATCAGGCCGATCTCTGCCTCTTTCGCAGGTACGTCAGAGCCAATCAGAGCCATGAACACAATCAGTCCCACCTACATCATCCGGATATTATTCAGGAAAAACAAGCATGTATTAGAGGTGCCAACTATCTGCTTAGTTTCATTTTAAGGAGATGGCACACAGTAATCTTTAACATAACTGTCAGCGGCAGAGCTTATTCTGGTCTAGAGCTGGGTGGTacgatgatataatattgatatcatggtaaattatgtcacaaaacacttattgtgtatattgtaatatttttaaaaatcattacaaactgactggaaacAGCTGATTTGATGCTTGTTTTCTAATCAAACTTTGAGTTtgtatttaatctttaaaactgtacaaaatgttacaaaaagtCTACCTTCAGGgagtaaaacataaaaataaatgtttattattattaataataataataataataataataataacaacaagtTATTTTTGAAAAGTCTTTGAGAATCATGATATAACGTTTTGGTTATATTGCCCCGCTCCTATTCATAACAGGAGCAGAAAGTGGGTTGTTtatcatcacatcacacatcaagtaaaaaaaaaaaatattacatgaaaatgaaactagaaattattgtattgtttgtttgtgattttttatttacttatttatttaggcTGAGGTTTCATGCTTCGCTCATTAATAAGTTAGGCTGGGTGATATctacaaataattataaatgatacATAATCCTGAATCGGTGTATCCCGCTAATctggagccttttttttttttttttttttttttttaaatatcaacacATAATGTGCCCCAGACGGTGCTTTTCCATGCAAGAACACTAATATCTCTATTAGTTCTTTCCCCTTATGCAGCGTGGTGATTATTAATATCTCTATAACACTAATATCTCTATATCTCTTATTATTATCTCCTGTTAAACATCTGCATTAAGCCATGTGTCGGTCATCGCCGATATCTGATTATATCGCCCTTTCATCCAGTTCAACGGCAAGCAAACTGTGATGACATTGTATTTCTACCTTTAAATTTCAAGTTGTTGAGTTTTATTGTCACAGTACAGTGTACACCTTCCCTTACAGTAACATTACAATATTAGATACAAACATAAAATTGACTTACATGCATATAATGATAATATGGACAGTTAAGTTGGTGTTGGGATGGTAACAATTGTGGATTAAGGTGATGAGTGTCTACAGTGTTTACAGACAAGTGTAAAGCTACAAAAGGGTCACAATGATGCAAAAACAGCGATACACTGATATTAAGTGATAAATTGTATAATCGTGGTGCTCAAAGTGAGCTCCGAGatgtacagtagtgtgcaaaagtcttaggctcatgcaaagaaatgctgtagagcgaagatgccttcaaaaataatgaaactaaatgtttctacatttacaaaaatactataaagagcagtaaaccgtaataaatgaaacaaagtcaatatttggtgtgacgatcctttgctttaaaaaaaaataaaaaatagtagtctgaggtacagtgtgtgcagttttataaggaaatgagctggaagtgttactgagcatcttgcagaagcagccacagttcttctggagactttgactgtcgactcgcttcttatttctgcagcgaaacccagcagccttcattatgtttttatctgaaaagtgtctcttatggaatctgctgctttctttactgacatacaaacatttttctgtaacgtttcattttgtgctggaaaactaatgtttgggaatctaaaatgtttttgtactgaatcaataacaTAGAAGTCAGAaagtaaaaatctataacaaagtttgtactaaaaaaatagggtgcctaggacttttgcacagtgctgtatatctATCCTGACCTTACTGCTTATTTTTATGATCACATTACTGATACTAATGATGTTATGGTTAATATATAGTtatcacagaaataaaaagctctaatagctcaaataagtaaaattaaatcaattcaTGGAAATTCTTGGAAACTCTGTTATGGAAGGGGTCCCTGGATGTAAAATGTATAAGAACCCTtggtgtacagtatagtatagtatagtatagtatagtatagtataaataaaatatagtagtataaataatagtataaataaaatgcagtataaataaaatactcacCAGCAATTCCAGCTGAAAAAGGCACCTCCCTCTATGTCtgcttttatatttaaaattattgtaaGCATTGATTTCTCCCAATTTCCTGTCTAAATTTGCACACTCATTTTTAGATCAGTGAAAAGAAACAGTTGATGAGTGACATTTAactttttgatttttgatttttttgttcattagcAGCTTGAACATGAGCCTCTTTCGGGCAGTTGGTGTTGCATGTTGTTGTACTTGCCTGTTTTAGGTAAATGCTCTTTCCAGAAGAGTTTGGTCCTGTTATAACTTTCACTTTTCCCTCAGTGTCAGAACAAACACATGGATTTGATACGAAAACCGGTGCACACAGCTCCAACAGCGGATgtctgagacagaaagagagacagacatagttTAATTATGGACAACAAAAGAAAGCTGACTTATATAATTcgaaaaaaatgtttcataggAATaattggtgtttgtgtgtaaaatggaGAAGACACCTTAAAAACAAAGCCTTTAGATAAATAAGATGAAGTGGAATAATAAGATAAAGGAGGGCTGATTAATCAGATACATGAACCTATTTTGCActaaattctttatttaatatttttgttataaaaaGACAGTTTTTAAACGTAAGCATGTGAGACCAGTTTAGTTGATTTTTGTTGCTGCCAAGCTTCAAATGCCAAATAAGATGATAAACCAGCATCGAGGTCCTTGTTGTTTCTATTCATTGTTTCAAGCTTGTATCTCTTTTACACAGTCTTACATTCTGTGTAGCTGTGCtggacaaaataataactataactCTGTATCATTAATACAATATCTTCTTTACTGAACATAAAGGAAGACCTACAGAGGGTCTTTAACAGACCCTTGTGGAACACCACACTGCACGTATGTCGGCTCTGAGGTGGAGCAGTGTACCGGGCGTGTTGCAGGTTCAGTCTGCAGCGCTCGGTGTATGTAGGTGGGCAGTAGCCGTAGTCCTGAGAAGCCTGAGCCAGAGACATGAGGCAGTCCAGCTCGGCGTACAGCGCCAAAATTTTATAGAGGCAGCTGCTGCGCTGCAGGACCGTGGCCTGGAGCTGAGTCATCACCGCCGTCTCCATGTCTGAAACACGATATGAAAAAACTCTGAACTCATTTttcatgctattttttttaagtagacaATCCTGTTTAAGAAAAGTATATATATcatatgtggactttgaggaaggcaacaacctacatgactataaataaacacagaaaggacattgttcatatcacactctccagtgtcacccaaatgaggatgggttccctttggagtctggttcctctcaaggtttcttcctcatatcatctaagggagtttttccttgccacagtcgcctcagtcgcctcaggcttgctcactagggataattctgtctaacatctaggactgtttgcatgtttttgtttctgttttttgtttcttatgttctgtaaagttgctttgagacaatgttcattgttaaaagcgctatacaaataaaactgaattgaattgaattgaatatcaTCTATACCTATATAGCATAACACTTGAGAGTCATGACTTGATTCCATATGatgtattttcttttgaaacaggaagtcagagtgacagTGTGTTGAAAATGCCTGGCTGATTTACGCAACAGCCAATAGGGTTCGAGATACGCTACATCTAAACAAACACGGCTCTAAACAAACTTGAGAATAGTTTAGCAAcgtagctaaatatggagaacaaTGAAGAGTTTATCAGCTGCAGAGGATTTCTCACCGCCACCTTCACCCATGCCTGCCCACTTTAACCAGGACGataagaaaatgaagaagatgATTAAAAGTGTTGGGAAAAGAGAAAGGCCTTGAAAGTGGAAAGTGAAGAACAAAGTCAAAGTGATTAACTTAAGTTTCCAGAGTTTGGGGGCCATGGCGCTAGAAGATCTGCCCCCAACACTGAGGAGTCTGAATTTTGGGACGGCTAGGAGTCCAGTACCAACAGCcctgagagtgtgagaggagtACAGGTGAAGAAGCTTAGCTCAATATGGCGAAGCTAAGCCATGTAGGGTTTTACAGATTAGTAGAAGGACGTGTGCCGTGAAACAGGCAGCCAGTGTAAATGATAAAAGGCGTGATATTTTTGGAATGAGAGAGAATCATAGCTGCAGAGTTTTGAACGTATTGTACaggatgctgttttttttcaggAACTCCAATAAAGAGAGCGTTACAATAGTCGAGACGGGAGGATATGAAGGAATGGACCAGATCTTCTGCATCTGTCTCGTTAAAGATGGGGTGAAGACGTGCAGTGTTTCTGAGATGGAAAAATAGAGCTTTTAGTCCACGCCCTAACGTGGAGTTCAAAAGAGACCGATGGATCAAAGATTATTGCCGAGTTACGAGCTGCTGAGGAAGATTTAACAGTCACCCCAGTCTCAAGTTGGTAAAACATTCATCTGAAAAGTCAAAACCATTTATTCTCCACCAAGCGATGGCTGGAAAAGCAAATAGTGTGCAGGAGAACCTTGTTGGCTGCTGATGAGCTGCTACTACAGAGCAATAAATGCCCCCAGGGGCGGGGCATATATGTGCTAGAGAACATTTAACCGGATGGACATAAGAACTAAATTAAACAAGAATATCTCCaaaatttccttttatttctctAGGTAAATTATCTTATCTTACTGGTTCATAACACTAATGgaaagggacaaaaaaaaatctctgagaTGCCAATTTTAGTTTCCTTTGAAAGGTCTTAGCTCACCTCTGATGTCGCAGTGTAGGTCTCCCAGCATGTTGTCCAGCTCTTTAGTTCTGGCGCTGCGGTAATGAAGCCGGTCCTCTGACACAAACTGAACCaatcacaaaagaaaataaaaaatagtggAACATCTCTTAAATTTAGTCTCTCTGACCACGAGAGTTACCAAAAGTACAAAGACTAAATTATTCTTCGCTTTCATTCACTTTCTCTGAGCACTCACAATAAAATCAAGGCCTTCAATCTCAAAGTTCTCCTTCTCCACCATACCAGGAAGTCGGGGAACTGAAAGGAGGAATCCGATCTGCATGACGATAAAGCAAACATTTAGCAAACAATAAAAGGtaataaaaaatgtctaaaacagTTCGAGCTAAGAAAATGAAATCAGATTCCAAACCAGAGGGATGTAGATGACACTGCAGGAAGAAAAACGAGAGTCCAGATTCTCCAGCTCGGCGCGCGCCACGTCTGTCAGGAAATCTGACAAGCCCATCATCCTTCTTTTCTctgaaaagaagaataaaaatcGATAGAAGTCTTCatagtttcatttattatttattttttttgcacgaTGATGAGGTCTCAATAAGTtccaaaatataacaaaaaaggaATTGTGAAAACTTTCCTTGAAACACTTTATAATCTTTTAAGATCACCCTATCATTTAAGATTATATCTTTTAATATACACCACATCTTGTAAGATCTTTAAGATTTTTAATTCACTCAGTCTCCAGAAAAGAACAGTAGCATTCTGTGGTCAAATGTAAAGCACAGCAATTTGTTAGAGAGTCagcttccatttttttttaatatgttactCATCTGGAAGACCTTAACAGTGGCAagttaaaattgtaaaaattcctattatttttagctgttttgtatatatataaaaaaagcagataaataataatgtgtatatttCACATGGTAGCATAATTCAGCACATAAtccatgaacttttttttttttttttgatgagaaGTTGaaagagaggaataaaaagtGACCGGAGAAGGCGGCGTAGCGCGTCATGTGACATCACCAGATTGAGTCACTCATTAAAAACTCTTCCACATTTTCACCAGTTTGATTTCATATGAATTCTTCCTACATGCTGACTCGAGTATCATAACTGAATTATAACGCACTCTCGTCGATGGCAGGGTCGACGTTTGGCTTAATGGTGAAGCGATTCTCAGCCAGACTTCCTTCAAAATCCACctgaaaaaaagacaatcaGTTATAAACATCCGATATTTTAATGACAGACATAATCAACGTGTAAAATCACGAGGTGGACACAGAACTGGAGAACTGGAGTCTCACCACTCTGCTAATGAGCGTAGCGATGTAGTGCAGATCGTCTGTGAATTCTTCACTGATCTCCCGAAAGAGCTGGATGGTCTGGGGGAGCGAGCGCACAGTGTCTGTGATCCCCACTGCGCTATACACCGTCTGTGGTGTGAGAAATATACAGAatggtttattcatttatttaaagtgaataCCAGCCTGTAATTCTCATAGCAGTGAGGAGTAAATGACCTTGTAGAGATTCTGCCAGTCAGCCACTTTGGTATGAGACAGAGACATTTTGCGTAGCAaaacctgtttaaaaaaaataaaataaataacaagtgACGTGTCAACATTTTCTGGAGAAAAAACAAAGCTTTATGATAAAActgttttgggggaaaaatgtctATTCGAGGTTTTGCAATGAAGAGTGGTTTAAACTTATTTCCACATTAGCGAGCAACAAAGCGACAGACGATCATTTATTGTCCATTTAATTGTGCAACACTGAGCCGTGATTTCAGAgggagcaaaaaaaacaaacacttaaaatgagattttttattttatgcaaattagggaTGAAACGGTAAAGCGACCGGCTCGAATGAatcctcagaccaatcctacGGCGCGTGTGTGGCGACGTTGCTTCAGTTCcgcactcacaactttagttcctgcTAGGCTTGcgtgatattgatttttccctgatCGTGATTTTCCATAt carries:
- the msh5 gene encoding mutS protein homolog 5; amino-acid sequence: MAEASNDTRGGDFASRAATLDGDENENEETSEVFLSVLVHHGQVGLSFYDSKDCTLHVMPDTVDTQDLSLLDRIIQELSPRVLLTSAKQERSLARFIRALGSNPDYSPEIVVYPNADFGLEVSKQRLLSAHLPFLPPSITEKDRLPYLSSCLPFDSVLMVRTIGALLKCLDRRRVGVELEESSMPVPILQFLTYSLADVVYMDKDAYSVLQIFKYELHPSVYKLQSGQKEGLSLYGILNRCRCKFGSRLLRQWFHRPTRDLSVLRRRQEVIRFFTSPRHSELMSTLQSFLRNIKNIPVLLRKMSLSHTKVADWQNLYKTVYSAVGITDTVRSLPQTIQLFREISEEFTDDLHYIATLISRVVDFEGSLAENRFTIKPNVDPAIDEKKRRMMGLSDFLTDVARAELENLDSRFSSCSVIYIPLIGFLLSVPRLPGMVEKENFEIEGLDFIFVSEDRLHYRSARTKELDNMLGDLHCDIRDMETAVMTQLQATVLQRSSCLYKILALYAELDCLMSLAQASQDYGYCPPTYTERCRLNLQHARHPLLELCAPVFVSNPCVCSDTEGKVKVITGPNSSGKSIYLKQVGLIVFMALIGSDVPAKEAEIGLIDGIFTRMQSRESVSVGLSTFMIDLNQMAQALNYSTGMSLVLVDEFGKGTNTVDGLSLLAACLNHWLNRAPAQCPLVFLATNFHSVLQLDLLPRSPLLSLLTLETAIDGEELIFLYQLKEGICQSSYAANIATLAGLPPALVQRGLEVSDLYRTGRTIQRIDQPSSEELITRCESVVEKFLSLNLDDPSTDLQRFLKDELLPTVGEVL